The window GTGTGGTCCTGCGTGATCTGGGTGAGGACGCCGTCGCGCAGCAGGTAGGCGCGCGAGTCGCCGACGTGGACGAGGCCGAGTCGCTGCCCGGTCCACAGCAGGGCCGTCAGGGTCGTCCCCATGCCCTCGAGCTGGGGGTCCTCCTCGACCATCGAGCGCAGCTGGTCGTTGGCGCGCTGTACGGCGGTGCCGAGCGAGGTGAGGATGTCCGAGCCGGGGATGTCGTCGTCGAGGGCGACGATCGTCGAGATGGCCTCCGACGAGGCGACCTCGCCGGCGGCCGCGCCGCCCATGCCGTCGGCGATGGCGAGCAGGCGGGGTCCGGCGTATCCGGAGTCCTCGTTGCCCTCCCGGATCATGCCTTTGTGCGATCCGGCGGCGAAGCGCAGTGACAGACTCATGCGCACCTCGCCCGTCGGCTCCGGGTACATCCGCACGGTGCCCACCCTCCGGTCGGGAGCGCGCCGGGGCCCGTCGTGTGGGCCGCCGCTGCGTGCTCGCTCCGCTCGCTCATTGTCGTACTACTTCCGCAGCTCGATGACGGTCTTGCCGATGCGGATCGGCGCGCCCAGCGGAATCGGTGTGGGGGTCGTGAGCCGCGTTCGGTCGAGGTACGTGCCGTTGGTGGAGCCCAGGTCCTCGACGATCCACTGGCCGTCGCGGTCCGGGTAGATCCTGGCATGCCGGCTGGAGGCGTAGTCGTCGTCCAGCACGATGGTGCTGTCGTGCGCCCGGCCCAGGGTGATGGTCTGGGCCTGGAGCGCGACGGTGGTGCCGGTCAGAGTGCCCTCGGACACGACCAGCTTGGTGGGGGCGTTACGGCGCTGGCGGCCGCCGCCCTGCTGGCCGCGCTGTTGCGGAGGCGCCGCCGCCTGCCGGGCGGCCTGCTGCGGTCGGCCGGCCTCGCGCCTGGAGCCGCGCTGGGTGACGCGCGTACCGAACAGGTCGCTGCGGATGACCTGCACGGCCACGATCACGAACAGCCACAGTACGGCCAGGAAACCCAGCCGCATGACCGTGAGGGTCAGCTCTGACATTGCCCCCGCTTCACCCTTCGGCTTGCCGGTAAATGATGGTGGTGCTGCCCACGACGATCCGCGAGCCGTCGCGGAGCGTAGCGCGGGTGGTGTGCTGCCCGTCCACCACGATGCCGTTGGTGGACCCGAGATCCTGGATCGTCGAGGGCGTTCCGGTCCGGATCTCACAGTGCCGGCGGGAGACGCCGGGGTCGTCGATCCGCACGTCGGCTTCGGTGCTGCGGCCCAGCACCAGCGTCGGGCGGGAGATCTGATGGCGGGTGCCGTTGATCTCGATCCAGTAGCGGGTGCGTCCGCCGGCCGCGGGGGCCGCGGGGCGCTGGCCGCCCGCGGGCTGCGGGTAGCCGTAACCGCCGGGGCGGCCGCCCGGGGGCGGCGCGGCCGGCATCGGCGGGGCGCCCGCGGGTGCGGCGGCCGGCGGGTAGCCGTAGCCACCCGGGGCGCCGCCGGGCCGCCCGGCCGGGGCGGCGGGCGCGGGAGCCTGCTGGCCGCCGCCCTGCTGGTTGGTGGAGCCGGCGAGCGTACGGCTGCGCACGCGGTACAGGCCGGTGTCGAGGTCGTCGGCCTTCTCCAGGTTGACCTTGATCGGGCCCATGAAGGTGTAGCGCTGCTGCTTGGCGTAGTCGCGGACCATGCCGGCGAGCTCGTCGCCGAGCTGGCCGGAGTAGGGGCTCAGGCGCTCGTGGTCCGGCGCGCTCAGCTCCACGATGAAGTCGTTGGGGACGACCGTACGGTCGCGGTTCCAGATGGTCGCGTTGTTGTCGCACTCGCGCTGGAGCGCTCCCGCGATCTCCACGGGCTGGACCTCTGACTTGAACACCTTGGCGAAGGTGCCGTTGACCAGACCTTCGAGACGCTGCTCGAACTTCTTCAGGACTCCCATGGGGCACCTCCTCCGTCGCCTGCTTCGTCCTGCATCCCGCCGGGCGGGTACTGCTTCACCTGGTACTGCTTACTGATCGTATCCACGCGCCGGTGAATCGGCTGGTTCCCCCTGTCGGCCCGGTCGACGGGTGTCGACGCCCTCGAAGTTCCCTGTGGAGCTCTGCTTCGAACTCCTCAGGGCCATAGTCCTGCCATGGATCGTAGAGGTGGCCGCAAACCAGTGTCCCGCACCTGACTGTGGACCCCGACCGGCTCCTGGACAGATGTGAGGTACCGGTACGAGGTTGATACGTGAACAGGTACTCGTTGATACGGAACGGATGGCGTCGCGGGTTGGTTCGGTGCTGTCGGTGGGAGATGCCGACGGTGCTGGTGGGCGGCTGCAGGGCTGCTGCCCGGGGGTAAGGGATGTGAACTCACCCTGGCCGACGTGCTAATGTTCTGCGTGTCGGAAGGCGCCGGACCACAAGGGAAGAAGCCCGAGGACACACCCAATGCGCGGGTGGCGGAATAGGCAGACGCGCTGGATTCAGGTTCCAGTGCCCGCAAGGGCGTGGGGGTTCAACTCCCCCCTCGCGCACGCTGAGAAACCGATGAAACGGGTCTCTGCAGGTGACGGAAGTCACCGCAGGGGCCCGTTTCTCGTTTCCATGATCGCTGTGAGGCATCACACAGCCTGGTCAGGTCACACAGCAGGCCCCGACCCGTGAGCTATCTCACGGGTGGGGCCTGTCATTGTGGTGCTGCCGCGCCGAGGTCGGATCGATCTGTGCCGCCGGCGCGAGGTGGCCGGTCGGGGTCCAGCTCCTCGGTTCTCGGATCGGGCGGCGGTGGGTGCGTCGGGGTCCCTGTGGTCGCGCCGAATGTCCGGTCGAAGGCTTCCTCCAGGAGCGGCCTGTCGTCGGCGAGGACTCCGTACGCGGTGATCTCCACGTCGTTTCCTTCCGCTGCACGATGGCATGTCCCACCAGTCCCAGCAGTCCCACCAGCGACCCCAGGTGGCGGCCCGTGCCGCCACGGCTGGGGCTCACGGCCTCTGGCGTTCGCCCGTCCCGGGCTGCTCCATGTGCGAGGCGAGGACCGCGGCCTGGACGCGGCGCTGGACACCGAGTTTGGCCAGGAGCCGGGAGATGTGGTTCTTGACGGTCTTCTCCGACAGGTACAGCTTCTTGCCGATCTCGCGGTTGGTCAGGCCGTCGCCGATCAGGGCGAGGATGTCCCTCTCGCGGGGCGACAGGCTTGCCAGCTCGGGTGCGATGGACGGCGTCTCGGCTGGGTCGGCGCGCAGGGAGCGCATCAGGCGGGCCGTGGTTGCGGGGTCCAGCATGGACTGGCCCGAGGCGACCGTGCGGACGGCCGAGATCAGGTCGGAACCTCTGATCTGCTTGAGGACGTAGCCCGCGGCGCCGGCCATGATGGCGTCGAGCAAGGCGTCCTCGTCGTCGAACGACGTCAGCATGAGGCAGGCCAGCTCCGGCATCTGGCTGCGCAGCTCGCGGCAGACCGTGATGCCGTCGCCGTCCGGGAGGCGTACGTCGAGCACGGCGACGTGTGGGCGTAGCGCCGGGCCTCGGACGAGGGCGTGCTCGACGGTGTCCGCGTCGCCGACCACGAAGATGTCCGGTTCGGCGTCGAGGAGATCGGTCAGGCCTCGTCGTACGACCTCGTGGTCGTCCAGCAGGAACACGCGGATCGGGTTCTGCTCCGTGAAGGTGCCTGTCTCGGTCATGACGACCCCTTGTTCCCGGTGGCTCACGGCCTGCGGACCACGGACTGCTCGTGTGCCGATCCTTGCTCGCCGGGGCAGGATGCACTAGGGCCGTCCGGCCCCATCGGCTGCGAGATGTGCCCCTACTGGCCCAACGGCCACGGTTCAGCAGCCCCCGGTGGTGTTCTGATCGCATCGAAGATCACGAGAGTGGCCTGCCCCTCGACCCGGCGACGCTCGTGCGGCCCTCCAGCTCGAAGTCCACATCCACCACGCCTTCGACGGCACGCACGAGACGGGCGGCCACGGGGATCAGCGCCGTGTCCCGGACGTGCCCGGTGAGCTGCACCACCCCATCGTGCACCTGGACCCGGAGCGCCGAGCCCGGCGCCGGGAAGAGGTAGGCCACGACCTCACGCCGAACCTCCTCGGCGATCTCGTCGTCGCCGCGCAGGAACACCTTGAGCAGGTCGGCCCTGCTGACTATGCCCTCCAGCATGCCCAGCTCATTGACCACCGGCAGCCGCTTGACCTTGGCGTGCGCCATGGTCCGGGCGGCCTGGGCGAGCGTCGCGTCGGGGCGGGTGGTGAGCGCAGGGGAGGTCATCAGCTCCTCCGCGGTGATCGCGCCGGCCTTCGCCAGGTCGGACAGGCGGCGGAGCTGGGTGTACCGGTCCGGGTCACTGTCGCGGAACTCCTCCTTGGGCAGTAGATCGGCCTCGGAGACCACGCCGACGACGCGGCCCTCGCCTTCGAGGACGGGCAGGGCACTGACCTTCCAGTCCTGCATCAGCTGCACGATCTCCTTGAACGTGGCCCTGCGGCCGACGGCGGTGACCGTGTGGGTCATGACGTCGCTGACGATGTGCGGGGTGCCGTGCATGGTGGCTCCTTCCTCGCTTCGGCTCGTGGGCCTCTCAGACGTGGCTGCCGGCGCCGTAGGGGGCGTACAGGTCCAGGAGCCGGGTGCGGGCGGAGCGGAGGCGGTGGGCGAGCACGTCGCCGACCCACTGGGTGACGGCGTGGCCCATGGCCGGGTCCTCCCGGCACATCGTGCGGACGGCCGTGGCGTCGAACTCGTACGCCCGCACCGGCGTCGTCGCCGCGGCGCCCAGGTGCCAGACGTGCGGTGTGAACAGCCAGGACCAGCCGACGAGTTCGTTGTGCTGGAGGGTCTCGATGACGGCCGCGCGGCGGCCCGGCACGTGCATGTCCAGCTCGACCGTGCCCGTCCGGATGATCCAGAACCGGTCGGCCCGGCCGCCCTCCTCGAACAGGCGCGTCCCCTGCGGGAAGGACACCTCGCGGGCGAGGCGCATGAGCCGCTGCCGGTGCTCGGCGGGCAGGGCGCGCAGCATGCTGGGCGTGGGCGTGGGGATCATGGCGTGCCTCCCGACTGGGGTGCAGGGACTTCCAGGGCCAGCGTGTGCCCGCAGTCGGCGGCGGGCCATGGGCCGCCCGGTCCATGGAGGGGGGCCACCCGGCTCCGACCAGGAGACCTTCGACACCCAGCCGCGATGTCGACGCGGCGGTTCCATGAAGGCGTGAGACGACCCGCCGACGGAGGGGGTGAGCGATGTGGGTACGTCACTGACGCCCGACTTCGGGGCGCATGGCCTGTCGGCCTAGTGATCGCGTGCCCATCTCCGATAGACGGCCACGGCGGTCGGCAGGGTCGGAAAGATCAGGTCCGCTCCCACGGAGTCCGCGAGGCCGTACGCCTGGAGGTCGTCCAGGAGGTCCTGCTTGACGCGGGCGAGAGCGAAGACGATGCCGCGGTCTGTGAGTTCGCGGCGTAGTTCGTCGACGGCGTCCAACGCGGTGATGTCGACCTCCACGTTGGCCTCGGTGTTGAGGACGAACCAGCGGACGGGGCCGGTCTGTTCGTCGATGGCTGCCAGGGCACGGCGGCGGAAGTCCTCGGCGTTGGCGAAGAACAGCGGTGAGTCGTAGCGGTAGACCAGCAGTCCGGGGATCGTGTGGGCCTGCGGGCAGTCGTCGATGTCGCATCTACCTGCGCGCGGCACTCGACCGCGCCGAAGCGGGCACCCAGGACGTCGAGGTGGTCGCGATCAACGACATCACCTCACGCGCCGCCCTGGCCCATCTGCTGGAGTACGACTCGACGTTCGGGCACATCGGACGCGCGGTCAGACACGACGACAGCTCGATCACCGTCGACGGGCGACGCATCGCCATCAGCGCCGAGCGCAATCCGGCGGAGCTCCACTGGTCTGACTAGGCGCCGACATCGTCGAGAGCGTGGACGCCACCATCGTCATGGGCGTCAACGACGACACCTACGACCGGCACCGCGACCGGATCGTCTCGGCCGCCTCCTGCACCACCAACTGCGTCGCCCCCATGGTGAAGGTGCTGCACTAGGCCTTCGGCATCGACCGCGGCGTGATGACCACCATCCACGGCCACACCAATGACCAGTCGCTCCTCGACAGCCCGCACAAGGACGTGCGCCGGGCCCGCTCGGCCGCGCTGAACGTCATCCCGACCAGCACCGGCGCCGCCCGCGCCGTGGGCCTCGTCGTGCCGGAGTTGGCGGGCGCGCTGGACGGGATCGCCGTCCGCTACCCGTCGAGGACGGCTCGCTCACCGACCTCGCCGTCGTCCTGAACCGCGAGGCGAGCGTGGAGGAGATCAACGAGGCGTTCACCGTGGCCGCCGAGGGACCGCTCAACGGGATCCTTCGCGTTTCCAAGGCGCCGATCGTCTCCCGCGATGTCATCGGCGACCCCGCCTCCTGCGTCTTCGACCCGGCGCTCACGCAGGCCAACGGGACCCTGGGCAAGGTCTTCGGCTGGTACGACAACGAGTGGGGCTACACCAACCGGCT of the Streptomyces sp. T12 genome contains:
- a CDS encoding DUF3662 and FHA domain-containing protein, coding for MGVLKKFEQRLEGLVNGTFAKVFKSEVQPVEIAGALQRECDNNATIWNRDRTVVPNDFIVELSAPDHERLSPYSGQLGDELAGMVRDYAKQQRYTFMGPIKVNLEKADDLDTGLYRVRSRTLAGSTNQQGGGQQAPAPAAPAGRPGGAPGGYGYPPAAAPAGAPPMPAAPPPGGRPGGYGYPQPAGGQRPAAPAAGGRTRYWIEINGTRHQISRPTLVLGRSTEADVRIDDPGVSRRHCEIRTGTPSTIQDLGSTNGIVVDGQHTTRATLRDGSRIVVGSTTIIYRQAEG
- a CDS encoding cyclic nucleotide-binding domain-containing protein — encoded protein: MIPTPTPSMLRALPAEHRQRLMRLAREVSFPQGTRLFEEGGRADRFWIIRTGTVELDMHVPGRRAAVIETLQHNELVGWSWLFTPHVWHLGAAATTPVRAYEFDATAVRTMCREDPAMGHAVTQWVGDVLAHRLRSARTRLLDLYAPYGAGSHV
- a CDS encoding FHA domain-containing protein; amino-acid sequence: MSELTLTVMRLGFLAVLWLFVIVAVQVIRSDLFGTRVTQRGSRREAGRPQQAARQAAAPPQQRGQQGGGRQRRNAPTKLVVSEGTLTGTTVALQAQTITLGRAHDSTIVLDDDYASSRHARIYPDRDGQWIVEDLGSTNGTYLDRTRLTTPTPIPLGAPIRIGKTVIELRK
- a CDS encoding response regulator transcription factor; this encodes MTETGTFTEQNPIRVFLLDDHEVVRRGLTDLLDAEPDIFVVGDADTVEHALVRGPALRPHVAVLDVRLPDGDGITVCRELRSQMPELACLMLTSFDDEDALLDAIMAGAAGYVLKQIRGSDLISAVRTVASGQSMLDPATTARLMRSLRADPAETPSIAPELASLSPRERDILALIGDGLTNREIGKKLYLSEKTVKNHISRLLAKLGVQRRVQAAVLASHMEQPGTGERQRP
- a CDS encoding CBS domain-containing protein, which gives rise to MHGTPHIVSDVMTHTVTAVGRRATFKEIVQLMQDWKVSALPVLEGEGRVVGVVSEADLLPKEEFRDSDPDRYTQLRRLSDLAKAGAITAEELMTSPALTTRPDATLAQAARTMAHAKVKRLPVVNELGMLEGIVSRADLLKVFLRGDDEIAEEVRREVVAYLFPAPGSALRVQVHDGVVQLTGHVRDTALIPVAARLVRAVEGVVDVDFELEGRTSVAGSRGRPLS